A part of Silurus meridionalis isolate SWU-2019-XX chromosome 18, ASM1480568v1, whole genome shotgun sequence genomic DNA contains:
- the mrps10 gene encoding probable 28S ribosomal protein S10, mitochondrial isoform X2, with the protein MRLVAPSCVSSPLLSLHWRTNMAAPVRMIFKAGLASKTVSRLSLKCQAAVQRCVCSTDQSPTVLSWTYRTSNSVPGYRFPTCDLLTCFCRTHINVSPAAFVSTANVPSSHSPPVTVTDEPDLLFQKLVVLVKGHDKAVLDSYEFFVTLAAKELGLTLTKVFEPPNAVERLTLLKSVHIFKKHRVQYEMRTHYRSIEIAQITGSTADVYLEYIQRNLPEGMAMEVTKTAIEKVPDHIQTPVWDKESQQEASQ; encoded by the exons ATGAGACTGGTGGCTCCGAGTTGCGTTTCTTCGCCGCTCCTTTCACTTCATTGGAGGACGAACATGGCGGCGCCCGTGCGGATGATTTTTAAAGCAGGACTCGCGTCAAAAACAGTCTCTCGGCTCTCGCTGAAG tgtcagGCTGCAGTCCAGAGGTGTGTGTGCAGCACAGATCAGTCTCCTACAGTGCTCAG CTGGACCTACAGAACCAGTAATAGTGTTCCAGGGTACAGATTTCCAACGTGTGATCTGTTGACTTGTTTTTGCAGGACCCACATTAACGTGAGTCCCGCAGCCTTTGTGAGCACGGCGAACGTTCCCTCGTCACACTCTCCTCCC GTCACGGTCACGGACGAGCCGGACCTGCTGTTTCAGAAGCTGGTGGTGCTGGTTAAAGGCCACGATAAAGCGGTCCTTGACAGCTACGAGTTTTTTGTGACTCTGGCTGCCAAGGAGCTCGGCTTAACCCTGACTAAAGT GTTCGAACCGCCGAATGCCGTCGAGAGGCTCACGCTCCTGAAGTCGGTGCACATCTTCAAGAAACACAGAGTCCAGTATGAAATGAGGACACACTACAGATCCATCGAG atcGCCCAGATAACCGGATCAACCGCGGACGTGTACCTGGAGTACATCCAGCGCAACCTGCCTGAGGGCATGGCCATGGAGGTCACTAAG ACCGCTATAGAGAAAGTTCCAGATCATATCCAGACACCGGTATGGGATAAGGAGAGCCAACAGGAAGCCAGCCAATGA
- the mrps10 gene encoding probable 28S ribosomal protein S10, mitochondrial isoform X1, whose protein sequence is MRLVAPSCVSSPLLSLHWRTNMAAPVRMIFKAGLASKTVSRLSLKCQAAVQRCVCSTDQSPTVLSSWTYRTSNSVPGYRFPTCDLLTCFCRTHINVSPAAFVSTANVPSSHSPPVTVTDEPDLLFQKLVVLVKGHDKAVLDSYEFFVTLAAKELGLTLTKVFEPPNAVERLTLLKSVHIFKKHRVQYEMRTHYRSIEIAQITGSTADVYLEYIQRNLPEGMAMEVTKTAIEKVPDHIQTPVWDKESQQEASQ, encoded by the exons ATGAGACTGGTGGCTCCGAGTTGCGTTTCTTCGCCGCTCCTTTCACTTCATTGGAGGACGAACATGGCGGCGCCCGTGCGGATGATTTTTAAAGCAGGACTCGCGTCAAAAACAGTCTCTCGGCTCTCGCTGAAG tgtcagGCTGCAGTCCAGAGGTGTGTGTGCAGCACAGATCAGTCTCCTACAGTGCTCAG CAGCTGGACCTACAGAACCAGTAATAGTGTTCCAGGGTACAGATTTCCAACGTGTGATCTGTTGACTTGTTTTTGCAGGACCCACATTAACGTGAGTCCCGCAGCCTTTGTGAGCACGGCGAACGTTCCCTCGTCACACTCTCCTCCC GTCACGGTCACGGACGAGCCGGACCTGCTGTTTCAGAAGCTGGTGGTGCTGGTTAAAGGCCACGATAAAGCGGTCCTTGACAGCTACGAGTTTTTTGTGACTCTGGCTGCCAAGGAGCTCGGCTTAACCCTGACTAAAGT GTTCGAACCGCCGAATGCCGTCGAGAGGCTCACGCTCCTGAAGTCGGTGCACATCTTCAAGAAACACAGAGTCCAGTATGAAATGAGGACACACTACAGATCCATCGAG atcGCCCAGATAACCGGATCAACCGCGGACGTGTACCTGGAGTACATCCAGCGCAACCTGCCTGAGGGCATGGCCATGGAGGTCACTAAG ACCGCTATAGAGAAAGTTCCAGATCATATCCAGACACCGGTATGGGATAAGGAGAGCCAACAGGAAGCCAGCCAATGA
- the mrps10 gene encoding probable 28S ribosomal protein S10, mitochondrial isoform X3 encodes MRLVAPSCVSSPLLSLHWRTNMAAPVRMIFKAGLASKTVSRLSLKCQAAVQRCVCSTDQSPTVLRTHINVSPAAFVSTANVPSSHSPPVTVTDEPDLLFQKLVVLVKGHDKAVLDSYEFFVTLAAKELGLTLTKVFEPPNAVERLTLLKSVHIFKKHRVQYEMRTHYRSIEIAQITGSTADVYLEYIQRNLPEGMAMEVTKTAIEKVPDHIQTPVWDKESQQEASQ; translated from the exons ATGAGACTGGTGGCTCCGAGTTGCGTTTCTTCGCCGCTCCTTTCACTTCATTGGAGGACGAACATGGCGGCGCCCGTGCGGATGATTTTTAAAGCAGGACTCGCGTCAAAAACAGTCTCTCGGCTCTCGCTGAAG tgtcagGCTGCAGTCCAGAGGTGTGTGTGCAGCACAGATCAGTCTCCTACAGTGCTCAG GACCCACATTAACGTGAGTCCCGCAGCCTTTGTGAGCACGGCGAACGTTCCCTCGTCACACTCTCCTCCC GTCACGGTCACGGACGAGCCGGACCTGCTGTTTCAGAAGCTGGTGGTGCTGGTTAAAGGCCACGATAAAGCGGTCCTTGACAGCTACGAGTTTTTTGTGACTCTGGCTGCCAAGGAGCTCGGCTTAACCCTGACTAAAGT GTTCGAACCGCCGAATGCCGTCGAGAGGCTCACGCTCCTGAAGTCGGTGCACATCTTCAAGAAACACAGAGTCCAGTATGAAATGAGGACACACTACAGATCCATCGAG atcGCCCAGATAACCGGATCAACCGCGGACGTGTACCTGGAGTACATCCAGCGCAACCTGCCTGAGGGCATGGCCATGGAGGTCACTAAG ACCGCTATAGAGAAAGTTCCAGATCATATCCAGACACCGGTATGGGATAAGGAGAGCCAACAGGAAGCCAGCCAATGA
- the msgn1 gene encoding mesogenin-1 translates to MDGTEVDHLTAKLLAQWDWRSDTRLYGQQCGSIAGGCPTHDPSASPCSTCSSSSSSSPSSSSSQEAPGEMFSDYPYDRRRAAQAQTKTSRPKMSTKRRVKASEREKMRMRSLAEALHQLRDYLPPGYSRRGQPLTKIQTLKFTIEYIKELSEILSRE, encoded by the coding sequence ATGGACGGCACAGAGGTCGACCACTTGACCGCAAAACTTCTGGCGCAGTGGGACTGGAGGAGCGACACCCGGCTTTACGGCCAGCAATGCGGCTCCATCGCGGGCGGATGCCCTACACATGACCCCTCAGCATCTCCGTGCTCTACCtgttcctcatcatcatcatcctcaccgtcctcctcttcctcccagGAGGCTCCAGGGGAAATGTTCTCGGATTATCCCTACGACCGAAGGCGAGCGGCGCAGGCGCAGACGAAGACGTCGCGGCCGAAAATGTCGACCAAGCGCCGCGTAAAGGCGAGCGAGAGGGAGAAGATGCGCATGAGGAGTTTAGCCGAAGCTTTGCATCAGCTCAGGGATTATCTGCCACCAGGATACAGCCGCAGAGGACAACCCCTGACCAAGATCCAGACTCTGAAATTCACCATCGAATATATAAAGGAGCTGTCGGAAATCCTCAGCAGAGAATGA